Proteins from one Mobula birostris isolate sMobBir1 chromosome 10, sMobBir1.hap1, whole genome shotgun sequence genomic window:
- the fkrp gene encoding ribitol 5-phosphate transferase FKRP — protein MRISLCQVLLTGAILINLVVLYYVSRTQQQMLKHKEPGKVVSRRLSLSRVTGITVLIREFEDFENWVVGVAQSFTKGRLDQPIVVVADKLPYPPLGLPDKRNIQMVLLKASPDQPPHVVRPEFYIKTEYTLLVPDGVQLDSAQQVEHLLQEFEANKEKARMVAAPVQPSGMFQCLSLRINLKEWSAIYSLSAGQFCDAIGGDAVVLLRTEDLFNLSQPMLRPLMTSLFVQSALRGWRVKTAGNVAFSSYQRSLYMSAHNQWKADNNAKARLAQLFKDFGIKRVVEADGKEHWYGCGKDTPRCFGTVHDDTPEYLYENKWTPPCCLRALRETAKYVIKILESAGVRYWMEGGTLLGAVRQQDIIPWDYDVDFGIYLEDVEKCELLRSLDSGSIVDENGYLWEKAVEGEFYRVQYSESNHLHVDLWPFYPREGIMTKNSWMDHKQDVEFPEHFLKPLVPMQFAGVTAYAPNNHRRFLELKFGEGVIENPQYPNPAKKKLEKVY, from the coding sequence ATGCGGATTAGTTTATGCCAGGTTCTGCTGACTGGGGCAATACTGATTAACCTGGTGGTTCTTTACTATGTCtccagaacacaacagcaaatgCTGAAGCACAAGGAGCCAGGGAAGGTTGTATCTAGGAGGCTGTCACTGTCGCGAGTCACTGGAATCACCGTGCTGATCAGAGAGTTTGAAGACTTTGAGAACTGGGTGGTAGGCGTTGCACAGTCCTTCACGAAGGGAAGGCTGGATCAGCCCATTGTGGTGGTTGCTGACAAACTACCCTACCCGCCGCTGGGGCTGCCCGATAAGCGGAATATTCAGATGGTCCTGTTGAAAGCATCTCCTGATCAGCCACCCCATGTCGTTAGACCTGAGTTCTATATCAAGACAGAGTACACCCtactggtgccagatggagtacaATTGGACTCAGCCCAGCAAGTTGAGCACCTTCTTCAGGAATTCGAGGCCAACAAAGAGAAAGCCAGAATGGTTGCTGCCCCCGTTCAGCCTTCGGGAATGTTTCAATGTCTAAGCCTGCGGATTAACCTAAAGGAATGGAGTGCAATTTATAGCCTGTCTGCCGGTCAGTTTTGTGATGCCATTGGGGGAGATGCCGTGGTTCTCCTTCGGACCGAGgacttgttcaacctctctcagCCTATGCTGAGGCCACTCATGACCTCCCTCTTCGTTCAGTCTGCACTGCGCGGCTGGAGGGTGAAGACGGCAGGTAACGTGGCTTTCTCTTCGTACCAGCGCTCTCTGTACATGTCTGCCCACAATCAGTGGAAGGCTGATAACAATGCCAAAGCAAGGTTGGCTCAGCTCTTCAAAGACTTTGGCATAAAGCGGGTGGTTGAGGCTGACGGGAAGGAGCACTGGTACGGATGCGGCAAAGACACTCCTCGCTGTTTTGGCACTGTGCATGATGACACCCCTGAATACCTATATGAAAACAAGTGGACTCCgccttgctgcctcagggccttgCGTGAGACCGCCAAGTACGTCATCAAGATCTTGGAATCCGCAGGGGTCCGCTACTGGATGGAGGGCGGCACGCTACTGGGAGCAGTCCGTCAGCAGGATATCATTCCCTGGGACTACGATGTGGACTTTGGAATTTACCTGGAAGACGTGGAGAAGTGCGAGTTGCTGAGGAGCCTGGATTCGGGCTCAATTGTTGATGAGAATGGCTACTTATGGGAAAAGGCAGTGGAGGGAGAATTCTACAGAGTGCAGTACAGTGAAAGCAATCACCTGCATGTTGACCTATGGCCCTTCTACCCCAGGGAAGGCATCATGACCAAAAACAGCTGGATGGATCACAAGCAGGACGTTGAGTTCCCCGAGCACTTTCTGAAGCCACTGGTACCCATGCAGTTTGCTGGGGTCACTGCTTATGCGCCCAACAATCACAGGCGGTTTCTAGAACTAAAATTCGGGGAGGGCGTCATCGAAAACCCTCAGTACCCAAATCCTGCAAAGAAAAAACTGGAGAAGGTGTACTAA